From one Gracilimonas sp. genomic stretch:
- the gmk gene encoding guanylate kinase, with product MKKGKVIILVAPSGGGKTTLARRLFKEFDQLKFSVSATTRPARKGEVDGKHYYFLSDADFNQKIADGEFLEWEEFYGGKKYGTLRSEVDKKLNSGYFVVLDIEVKGAVNIKKIYGDESLSLFIQPPSIDVLKQRLIDRGTEDDETLALRLERAAKELTYADQFDQVIINDNLDTAYTEVKEAVVKFMNQN from the coding sequence ATGAAAAAAGGTAAAGTCATCATATTGGTTGCACCCAGCGGAGGCGGAAAAACGACCCTCGCGCGCCGGCTTTTTAAAGAGTTTGACCAACTTAAATTCTCAGTCTCTGCAACTACACGTCCGGCCAGAAAAGGCGAAGTGGACGGAAAACACTATTACTTCCTTTCTGACGCCGATTTTAATCAAAAAATAGCAGACGGTGAATTCCTGGAATGGGAAGAATTCTATGGCGGAAAGAAATACGGCACACTGCGTTCTGAAGTTGATAAAAAACTAAATTCAGGCTATTTTGTTGTGCTTGACATCGAAGTAAAAGGTGCCGTAAATATTAAAAAAATTTACGGGGATGAAAGTCTCAGTTTATTTATTCAGCCGCCTTCAATCGATGTTTTGAAACAGCGCCTTATTGACCGCGGAACAGAAGATGATGAAACACTGGCTCTGCGACTAGAACGCGCTGCAAAAGAACTTACTTACGCTGATCAATTTGATCAGGTTATTATAAATGACAATTTGGATACGGCTTATACAGAAGTTAAAGAGGCCGTTGTCAAATTCATGAATCAAAACTGA
- a CDS encoding DNA-directed RNA polymerase subunit omega → MAVQTLDIEKLKFKTGNKYELLVILSKRARQIAAQEKLELDEKLQYFEGFEEEDEFSFNEEQENISKAFEKLPHATQRAIVEMQEDQIYYRHPEKED, encoded by the coding sequence ATGGCAGTCCAAACATTAGACATTGAAAAACTGAAATTCAAAACAGGTAACAAATATGAGTTACTTGTGATCCTTTCCAAGAGAGCCCGGCAGATTGCAGCTCAGGAAAAATTGGAGCTGGACGAGAAACTCCAATATTTCGAAGGATTTGAAGAAGAAGACGAGTTTTCTTTCAACGAAGAGCAGGAGAACATCTCTAAAGCATTCGAAAAACTTCCACACGCAACTCAGCGCGCTATTGTGGAAATGCAGGAAGACCAAATTTACTACCGACATCCTGAAAAAGAGGATTAA
- the coaBC gene encoding bifunctional phosphopantothenoylcysteine decarboxylase/phosphopantothenate--cysteine ligase CoaBC, which produces MLSGKRIILGVTGGIAAYKAAFLLREFQKAGAEVRVTMTPSATRFVGLETFASLSGHEVAVDIFPDEGDSSDWTRHINWGEWADLFVIAPCTANTLAKISTGLSDNMLTSTVLAARCPVLICPTMDGEMYESPGVSQNLKKVEENGYHILEPEAGYLASGLEGKGRLPEIESILDKASEIIGSIEGPLKGKKVVVTAGPTREHIDPVRFISNPSSGKMGVAMAEAAQSLGADVTLIHGPLSIPSPEDIHSIQITSSADLFDAVKKYTDADVIIMAAAVSDFTPTEVHQSKVKKDKAGNEIKLKQTQDILSWLGEHKKDGQTLIGFAMETENLIENATSKLNKKNADFIIANSLNNKDAGFEVDTNLVHLLSKNSEQKFQGAKKDIAIEILNTIFRSSE; this is translated from the coding sequence ATGCTCTCCGGTAAACGCATCATTCTTGGTGTTACCGGAGGAATTGCAGCCTATAAAGCTGCTTTTTTACTCAGAGAATTTCAAAAAGCGGGAGCCGAAGTCCGCGTCACCATGACGCCTTCAGCCACCCGCTTTGTTGGTTTAGAGACTTTTGCTTCCCTATCCGGCCATGAAGTAGCCGTAGACATTTTTCCAGATGAAGGAGACTCCAGCGACTGGACCCGCCATATAAACTGGGGCGAATGGGCCGATCTTTTTGTAATTGCTCCATGCACGGCTAATACGCTTGCCAAAATATCTACCGGATTATCCGATAACATGCTCACCAGCACGGTTTTAGCTGCCCGATGCCCGGTATTAATCTGTCCAACTATGGATGGCGAAATGTATGAATCGCCCGGGGTTTCTCAGAACCTTAAGAAAGTTGAAGAAAATGGATATCATATATTGGAACCTGAAGCCGGCTATCTCGCAAGCGGACTGGAAGGAAAAGGTCGTTTACCAGAAATCGAGTCTATTCTCGATAAAGCTTCTGAAATTATAGGATCCATTGAAGGTCCGCTAAAAGGTAAAAAAGTAGTGGTTACAGCCGGACCAACCCGCGAACATATTGACCCGGTACGTTTTATTTCTAACCCGAGCTCTGGTAAAATGGGTGTAGCCATGGCCGAAGCTGCACAAAGTCTTGGAGCTGATGTTACTTTGATTCATGGACCACTTTCCATCCCCAGCCCGGAAGACATTCACTCCATACAAATTACCAGTAGCGCCGATTTATTTGATGCCGTTAAGAAATATACCGACGCTGATGTCATCATTATGGCAGCAGCGGTTTCTGATTTCACCCCAACAGAAGTTCATCAAAGTAAAGTAAAGAAGGATAAAGCCGGTAATGAGATTAAACTGAAGCAAACACAAGACATTTTATCCTGGCTGGGTGAGCATAAAAAAGACGGACAAACACTAATCGGTTTTGCCATGGAAACTGAAAATCTTATTGAAAATGCGACGTCCAAGCTGAATAAGAAAAATGCTGACTTTATTATCGCCAATTCGTTAAATAACAAAGATGCCGGCTTTGAAGTCGATACTAATTTGGTCCACCTGCTAAGTAAAAATTCGGAACAGAAATTTCAGGGCGCCAAAAAAGACATCGCCATTGAAATCCTGAATACGATTTTCAGAAGTAGTGAGTGA